The Chlorocebus sabaeus isolate Y175 chromosome 20, mChlSab1.0.hap1, whole genome shotgun sequence genomic sequence TAAGGCAGCCCTCCCAAGGGGCAGGGCCTGCAGATTCTGAGTTGGAGGCCAAAGTGGGGTAAAGAAGTCCCCTCCATGGAGATCTGTGAGTAACAGAAGCTGTCACCTACACCACCTGCTAGGGAGGCCAGTGGGGAGTGGCGTGTGAGTCCTAACTGTAGCACCCTTGCAGCAGTGCCACAGGGAGGGTGCGCGTCTCCTTTTATCTACCTACAGAAATGGGAAGGAAACAaagatttctaatttttaataaattaaaactttacaCTGTATTACATAATCcatggagggagagaaaggggatGAAACTGAAGGAACCACGACTCAGGAGGATGCAGGATGCTGCTTCTCTGTATGAGATGTACTCTGCCACTGTGCTATCTGGGCACTTTCAAATGATGGGGTCTGAGATGTGTCCTCAGGCTGCATCAGCTGTCTTCAGTCTCCAGAATAGAAAGAGCCTGACCCAGGGGCATCTTGGTGGCCACCAGAACCAGGTTTCTGGGAGAGAGTTCAGGACTGAAGATGGGCAGGAGCTCAGCATGGAAACCTGGAAGAAAGGGCTTAATCATAAGGGGAAGAATGAACCAAACTCACTCAGCCTCTTCTGCCCAGGCCTACAGGCACAGTCCCTTTTCCCCATGGGGGAGGATCCAGCCGGGCTAAGGAGACCCCATTCTCCATAAGGAACACAGGTTCCCAAGGCACTGACTTGGGAGGCAGTCCTCTTGCATTGTAGGTTCTCGATGCCTGGGAAGCTTGCTTAACATGCACCTTAGGGAGGTTCACCAGAGGCTGATTTGGTAGgaatcttaattttttcttttttccaagatggtgtctctgtcacccaggctggagtacagcggtgcaatcttggctcactgcaacctctgtctcctggcttcaagcaattttttttgcctcagccacccgaatagctgagagtacaggcgtgtaccaccatacccggctactttttgtatttttagtagagatggggtttcactatggctggtcttgaactcctgacctcaattgatctacccaccttggcctcccaaagtgctgggattataggcatgagctactgcaccccgcctggattcttaattttttaacaaatcCCCTACTCCCAACCCACTAGTGACTCAAAGGTGGGGTCCAAGGATCACAACAGTGATTAGCTGGGCCCAGGAGACGTTGGAGCTGGGACTTGGAGAAGGAGTCCCAGAACCCCAGTCACCATAGTCCTTGGGTCCCTGCTGTAGGCCACCCTCACCCTGCTCCTGAAGGTACAGCAGCCGGTCCAGTAGAATAAGCGTCTCCACCAGTGGGGCAAGCAGTAGAGCCAGGCTGAAGAAGGCCACCACACGGTTCTCCTGGGCCTGGTGGGCCTGAAGGGCAGCCAGATTCAGTGGCAGCTGGGGGTCCAGCCCCACTCGCTGTAGCCCCCGCTGCACATATCTGCGGGATCAGTCACATTCAGCACTCAGTTTGGTTTTAAGAACTGTCACCTCGCACTTAAACTTTGTTCCTAATTCcaactttgctttattttgtacCCTAATATGCGTTTTcacgaatatatatatatatatacatatatatatatacatacacacttttttttttttttttgagacggagtctcactgtcacccaggctggagtgcagtagcatgatctctgctcactgcaagctccgccgtccatgttcacgccattctcctgcctcagcctccacagtagctgggactacaggcacccgccaccacgcccggctaattttttgtattttttagtagagatggtgtttcactgtgttagccaggatggtctcgatctcctgaccttgtgatccgcccacctcagcctcccaaatatgtattttttaagacagggtcttgctgtcacccaggctggagagcagcagtgcaatcatagctcactgtagtctcaaacaccccaatcctcccacatcagcctcccaagtagctgggtctacaggtatgagctaccatgtctGCCTATGTTTTTTTGTACAGAGGTATCTCTCTACGTAGCCCAAGCTGGCCTCTAACTCCcagcctcaaggaatcctcctgccttgacatcccaaagatctgggattacaggcatgagccaccacacctggctgtgtaTTTTTGAATGTTTCTCTGGCTGTGAGCTGTCTATCCAATAGTAAattgatttaaacattttcagcCAGTTCTGTCCAACTAGCCatatttttagcatttaaaaaccttttttttttttttttttgagacagtcttgctctgtcgcccaggctagagtgcagtggcacaatctcggttcactgcaacctccacctcctgggttcaaactattctgcctcagcctccccagtagctgggattacaggcgtgagccaccgcgcctggccaaaacttcATGTTTCTTTGTTAGTCTCCTGATAAAAGAGGGACAACTCTCTTAAAGAAATTTTGAGAAGGTACCCTGGTCAGAGAACTCCAAATCACTCCTCTGGGTAtacttagattttcttttttttttttttttttttttttttttgagacagagtctggctctgtcgcccaggctggagtgcagtggccggatctcagctcactgcaagctccgcctcccgggtttacgccattctcctgcctcagcctccggagtagctgggactacaggcgcccgccacctcgcccggctagttttttgtatttttagtagagacggggtttcaccgtgttcgccaggatggtctcgatctcctgacctcgtgatccgcccgtctcggcctcccaaagtgctgggattacaggcttgagccaccgcgcccggcctatacttAGATTTTCTTTAGCCTATGCTGAAAGTGAGGGCGGAAGATCTCCAGTTAGAAATCTCCCCtccactgccccccacccccgtACCCCAACCTCACTCTTCAATCTTGAGCTCGTGGACCCTGGGGATACCCTGCACGCCTGGCCGACGGAGCTCGGGCCGGGCCCGTCGGATGACTGTCTCCAGTGCTGCACGGTAGCAGTGAGTTCGGAGGCCAGGGCCAGCTTTCTGTAGCCGCTCAGCATATTCCTCCAGGGCATGGCAGGCCCCCTCCCGAAGCCTGTAGGGCAGTTCATAGCCAGGCAGCCCAGCCACCCACTGACTCAGTGGGTAGCCGCCAGGGTCACTCAGCTTCATGTAGCAGCAGCCCACTGAGGCCAGGGCCACCACCTCAGGACAGCAGGAGAAGTGCCTCAGCAAGGCAACACTCAGATCCCCACAGGCGTGGAGGCCTGTGAGCAGCAAGCGGGCCCTGCCCTGACACGGGTTCTCCAGTGGAAGCAGAAGCTCCTCACACAGGGCTGTGGGGTCTACCCACCTAACCACATGGTGTGGGGAGTGACGAGGGCTGGTTTGGACCACCTGTGGAGGCAGGAAAGGACAAAGGCAGATGGCAAGTCTGTTTGCTGTCCCTAGGCCACCTCAGGCCACAGGAAGGGATCTGTCCTCCATGTTATTCCCCAAGGAGGAACGTGGGAGATAAGCTGGGTGCGGGAGAGGGCTGGACCACAAGTCAGGAGATGGGATAAATCCTGGACCTATCATTCACCATGTACATCTTTTCATCTCTGAGACCCAGTTTTCTGATTTGTAATAAGTCTAAAACCTGAGTGGCCACTTCACAGGTTGTGAGAAGTATACATTGGTGTGGAAAGCACTTTGTAAATAGAAAATAACTTTGAGATACAGGGAGGCACTGGGGAAGGGGGGACCTTGGGAAAGAGGTAATAGAAATTAGGGACCACACCACTTCAAGCTGAGAAACTGGAAAGATGGAATCCAGCCTCTGTGCTCAATTCCAGCCAAGCAGCCCCTCCTCCCACAGTCCAGATGGCAGGAAGGGGTGGCCTACCTGCGGgttcctcttctcctctttctccagaGCCTGCAGAAGCTCCTGGTCCAGGCGCTGGGCTCTCTCCACCAGTCTCTGATCCCCTTCGATGCTCTTCACCATCAACCCCAGGCCAAGAGCCATGAAGCGGGAGAGATGGCCCTGGCGTCATGAGGAAGATGGAAACAGTCCTGTTCAGTGCCGTATCCATTGTCACCCTCCCCAGGGGCAACCTGGACACCTGGGTCCCAGGCCCGACAGAAGGCTTAAATTTTACCCTACAGAACTTATTAACATCAGTGTGGCTTAAGTTGGTATATAACTCCCCCATCTAAATCTGACTGGCTTAAAACAAAttatgcaaagagaaaaaaaatctaccctGCTTAGTTCCACCGCTTCTTGACACCTGCCTCGCTGGGCCTGTGGCCCAATAACCTGCCTTCCAGGTGTTCTATCTCCCCATGACTCAAAAAAACAGTACATCAAGACTCTGGCTCACCTGGCCTGAGCCCACGTCTACAACCTGGGTGCAGCCTGTGAAATCACTCAGCTTCTTCACCAACTGAAAGAGGAGGGAACAAAGGTCTCCTGGCCACTGGTTCTTGACTCCTGGGGCAAACACCCATAGTGAGAGTGGAGGAGACAAAGATGACAGAGAAAGATGGACACAGGATGCCCCGGATGTGATGACAGATTTGGAAAGAAAGATATAGGGGTGAGGGTGGAAGCAAGGAGAGTGGACCTGATCCAGGTTCAGGCCCACTCTCCTTGCCTTACAGGTCAGTGATTCAATCTCCCCCACAGAACAAGAACCCTGCGTTAAGCCATGAGCGGATTATGGAGATTTGAGAACAGGAATGAGACGGTGATTCAGACCTAGCTACCAACTAACCCcacaaaaggatgaaaaagaacccCAGCATCAAAATATGATTATAGTTATATCTGTTGAGGTAAAGGAATGTCTAGGCCCTCTGGCCTTGCATGTGAAGTAAAGGGCACATATCTTTGTAAGCCACGCTTAAGGAGTCCCTGGGTTCCCAGACACCACCCATGCTCCAGCCATCTCCTCACCTCTCCCAGCCTCCGGATCTCATGCTGCTTCTTGGGCCTGACATGTTTCCGGAATGGAGCTGTTAGTCGGGAGCTCTGGCTGGGGTTCTCCAGGAACTCTGAGGGGGTCTGAAAGCCAGGCGTCCGGGTAAAGGCCAGGGCACAGGCTGTGGACTTCAGGGCCAGCAGGGTGAGTGGCCACACTGACCTGTACCTGAGATAGTCCAGCCCAGGCCTCCAGTGAATAGTCCCATCGAATCTGAGTGCACCAGTTTACAACCCAAGGCCCAGGAAGACCTTATGAGACTCTCTGAGCAATACGCTCACTGCAGGGCTCAAAGCCTTGAGTTCCCCAGCACAGGGCCCTTCTAGCCCATACCTGATGACCTCCCCTTCCCCAGGCATCCCCAGCAGCATTGTGGCCAGCTGTGGTGGGTTCAGTCCATCCAGTGCTTCCTGCCATGAGCAAGGGAGTGTGTCCCATAGGTTGTCTGTGAAAAATTCCTACAGAAGAAGGGGAGAAATAATTAGCAAACTACTACCACTTCCATTCTTTCCCACCCCACTCTCAACTCCACACCTCACTGCCTGCCTCTTCCCAGCACTGCTGCCACATAGGGCCACTGTAACCGGCAGGTACCTCCTACTCAGCCAAGTCAGTTCTTCTCTGAAGTCTGCTCCAGCCTCCCCCACTCTGGTGGCTTAACTCTGTTTCCTTGGAGTCCAGATTGCATTCTGGACACACTTCTTTTAGCAATTTCTGCACTTATTTATGTCTGTTTTCTCTATTAAACTGAATTTCTTAAGAGGAGGGATGGGATGGGATCTTCCCATCTGCATCCCTAACACTTACCAGAGTGACTGACACACAGTATTAGTACATTACCACTTAGTAACCTGCCATtacatgtgccagacactggtgtctttttattcattcatttgtccacCACAAATTCTGGGGCTATGTTTTGGTTATACATCAAGCTCTATTGTAGGCTCAGGGAATACAACAGTGAACCTGAGACAAGATTCTGGCTCCTGCAgagtttacattaaaaaaataacttcggccgggcatggttgctcacgcctgtaatcccagcactttgggagaccaaggcaggcagatcacctgagatcaggagttcgagaccagcctggtcaatatggtgaaacctcatctctactaaaattacaaaaatttgccggcatgttggcgtgcgcctataatcccagctacccagtaggctgaggcaggagaatcactggaacctgggaggcagagggtggagtgagcctagatcacgccactgcactccagcctggtcaacagagcaagactccgcctcaaaaaaccaaaccaaaacaaacaaaacttcagaCAACATCATATGTCACATAGACAAAACACTTAATGAAATAGTAATATAATGGAGAGTTTGGGCAAGGACTACTTTAGATAGGATGATGAGGGAAGACTTGTCTGACGAgttgacatttgagctgagacttgaaggatgaataggtgcTAGGCACGTAAAGAAAAATACAGGTAATAGCAAACGCTTATTTAACACCTTCTCTGCCAGACACCGTTGTAAACATTTGACATGTATTAACGCATTTGATTCTTTAAACAACActttgaggtaggtattattttgtatcccccattttacagatgtagaaaCAGGCACAGcacttaagtaacttgcccacgtCCAAAAGCTAGCAAATAGCTGAGctgggattatttatttatttatttaatttatttattttttgagacggagtctggctctgttgcccaggctggagtgcagtggccggatctcagatcactgcaagccccgcctcctgggttcacgccattctcctgcctcagcctcccaagtaactgggagtacaggcgcctgccacctcgcccagctaattttttttgtattttagtagagacggggtttcaccgtgttagccaggatggtctcgatctcctgacctcgtgatccgcccgtctcggcctcccaaagtgctgggattacaggcttgagccaccgcgcccggcctatttatttattttttagagatggagtctcactctgccacccaggcgggagtgcagtggtgcaatctcagctcactgcaacctccacctccctggttctagcaattctcctgcctcagcctcctgagtagctgggactacaggtgtgtgctgccaagcccagcttttttttttttttttttttttttttttccttggattttagtagagacggggtttcaccgtgttgcccaggctggtctcgaactcctgagctcaagcaatccacccgcctcggcctcccagagtgctaggattataggcatgagccatcacacccagcctgagctgggatttgaaaccaATTTTACTCTAGAGTCCTTGCTCTTAACGATTCTGTGATTGCCTTTCTGTGGAGGAAGATCAGTGAGTGCAAAGGTCCAGATGCCTGCCATATTGGCAGAGCAGAAATCAGGCCAGCAGAGGTATAGCACAGTGAAATGTGTGAGAGAATAAAATGGGATAGAGTTGAAGAGACAGTAGGAGTCAGATCATGGGCTTTATAGGTAATAGTAAGGAATCAGGATTTCATAAAAGTATGTAGGAAGCAAGGGATTGTTGTGATCAGATTTACATTTGAATGCTATCGATCTAGCTGCTCAGTGAAGAATTGGTTATGGCAGGGCAGAGGTAAGCACACAGCGAGATCGGTTAGGAAGTAGTTCAGAACAGAGGTGATGGTGGCTTGGCTTAGGGTGGCAGCAATGGAGGTGGGGACAAATGGATGAATTTGGGATCTATTCTGAAGACAGAGCCAAGACTCTTGTTGAAGGACTGGATTGTGGATCAATGAAGGACAGCGCTGAATCAAGGATGGCCTCTGGGTTTGCGGTCTAAACAATTCAGTGGATGGTGGTGCCATTTACGCATTCTCTATTCTTCACAATGATCCTTCAGACTGGGATCCACTGTATAGCTGAGGAAACCTGGGCTAGGACAAGTTGGGGGTTAGGGAAGCCTAAGGTTAACATCATAGGGGAGG encodes the following:
- the METTL25B gene encoding methyltransferase-like protein 25B isoform X2; translated protein: MPGISARGLSHEGRRQLAVNLTRVLALYRSILDAYIIEFFTDNLWDTLPCSWQEALDGLNPPQLATMLLGMPGEGEVIRYRSVWPLTLLALKSTACALAFTRTPGFQTPSEFLENPSQSSRLTAPFRKHVRPKKQHEIRRLGELVKKLSDFTGCTQVVDVGSGQGHLSRFMALGLGLMVKSIEGDQRLVERAQRLDQELLQALEKEEKRNPQVVQTSPRHSPHHVVRWVDPTALCEELLLPLENPCQGRARLLLTGLHACGDLSVALLRHFSCCPEVVALASVGCCYMKLSDPGGYPLSQWVAGLPGYELPYRLREGACHALEEYAERLQKAGPGLRTHCYRAALETVIRRARPELRRPGVQGIPRVHELKIEEPTRPRRTVWWPSSAWLYCLPHWWRRLFYWTGCCTFRSRVSMLSSCPSSVLNSLPETWFWWPPRCPWVRLFLFWRLKTADAA
- the METTL25B gene encoding methyltransferase-like protein 25B isoform X1, with the protein product MPGISARGLSHEGRRQLAVNLTRVLALYRSILDAYIIEFFTDNLWDTLPCSWQEALDGLNPPQLATMLLGMPGEGEVIRYRSVWPLTLLALKSTACALAFTRTPGFQTPSEFLENPSQSSRLTAPFRKHVRPKKQHEIRRLGELVKKLSDFTGCTQVVDVGSGQGHLSRFMALGLGLMVKSIEGDQRLVERAQRLDQELLQALEKEEKRNPQVVQTSPRHSPHHVVRWVDPTALCEELLLPLENPCQGRARLLLTGLHACGDLSVALLRHFSCCPEVVALASVGCCYMKLSDPGGYPLSQWVAGLPGYELPYRLREGACHALEEYAERLQKAGPGLRTHCYRAALETVIRRARPELRRPGVQGIPRVHELKIEEYVQRGLQRVGLDPQLPLNLAALQAHQAQENRVVAFFSLALLLAPLVETLILLDRLLYLQEQGFHAELLPIFSPELSPRNLVLVATKMPLGQALSILETEDS
- the METTL25B gene encoding methyltransferase-like protein 25B isoform X3, whose amino-acid sequence is MLLGMPGEGEVIRYRSVWPLTLLALKSTACALAFTRTPGFQTPSEFLENPSQSSRLTAPFRKHVRPKKQHEIRRLGELVKKLSDFTGCTQVVDVGSGQGHLSRFMALGLGLMVKSIEGDQRLVERAQRLDQELLQALEKEEKRNPQVVQTSPRHSPHHVVRWVDPTALCEELLLPLENPCQGRARLLLTGLHACGDLSVALLRHFSCCPEVVALASVGCCYMKLSDPGGYPLSQWVAGLPGYELPYRLREGACHALEEYAERLQKAGPGLRTHCYRAALETVIRRARPELRRPGVQGIPRVHELKIEEYVQRGLQRVGLDPQLPLNLAALQAHQAQENRVVAFFSLALLLAPLVETLILLDRLLYLQEQGFHAELLPIFSPELSPRNLVLVATKMPLGQALSILETEDS
- the METTL25B gene encoding methyltransferase-like protein 25B isoform X4; protein product: MPGISARGLSHEGRRQLAVNLTRVLALYRSILDAYIIEFFTDNLWDTLPCSWQEALDGLNPPQLATMLLGMPGEGEVIRYRSVWPLTLLALKSTACALAFTRTPGFQTPSEFLENPSQSSRLTAPFRKHVRPKKQHEIRRLGELVKKLSDFTGCTQVVDVGSGQGHLSRFMALGLGLMVKSIEGDQRLVERAQRLDQELLQALEKEEKRNPQICAAGATASGAGPPAATESGCPSGPPGPGEPCGGLLQPGSTACPTGGDAYSTGPAAVPSGAGFPC